A region from the Acyrthosiphon pisum isolate AL4f chromosome A1, pea_aphid_22Mar2018_4r6ur, whole genome shotgun sequence genome encodes:
- the LOC100160705 gene encoding leucine-rich repeat-containing protein 15, producing the protein MDSLTIILTTIILQKLTNALDAAATVCDNEMACKCANNTVSCTTLEQDGAFILPYGTQVVHFDNVPIAIVNNGTFENGKLLREITWVASKIKLVEALYHNDLKYLDLSRNDIFKLSDDTFHNCLRLEYIDLSDNQLNILSDNLFLHTSSLVTVNLEKNHFSSISDNLFKHTINLKNLSIGNPNLSLLDTNSMANLYNLEYLSIQNCGIRNLNQSSFGEHNMYLYSVILNNCTHLTSIDNNFISSSPNIKIIEINDCGTIDFLPPSIVSLKNLQHLRMSNTELQPNCQNGWFSQWFNNETTTVVGYEKYSNFIESLNEINCPPNIYYTNSPITLQLTKKGIINCMAYGNPLPSITWLVPGGLTFHENKQADINISHHPNVHNWDLNQIVSQSLITDKNGSLHILRMLRTHIGNYTCYVSNKYGNSSKLVEVHLDSEVFFSIKINALLLGISSALGFLMLTILCCAFKLLLIRLNCIKKRSQQTETEMGSTEKPNIFPADV; encoded by the exons ATGGATTCATTAACGATTATTTTGACGACCATCATACTACAAAAGCTCACGAATGCGTTGGACGCGGCGGCCACCGTGTGCGATAACGAAATGGCTTGCAAATGCGCCAACAACACAGTGTCGTGCACGACACTAGAACAAGATGGAGCGTTCATTCTTCCGTACGGAACACAAGTCGTACATTTCGACAACGTTCCTATCGCGATCGTCAACAACGGCACGTTTGAAAATGGCAAGCTACTGCGAGAAATCACATGGGTGGCGAGCAAGATAAAATTAGTGGAGGCATTGTATCACAATGATCTTAAGTACTTAGATTTATCTAGAaacgatatttttaaactgtcaGATGATACATTCCACAACTGCCTTCGTTTAGAGTACATAGACCTGTCTGACAATCAACTGAATATTTTAtcagacaatttatttttacacactAGCTCACTGGTAACGGTCAACTTAGAGAAAAATCATTTTAGTTCAATATCAGACAACTTGTTCAAACAtactattaatttgaaaaaccttAGTATAGGCAATCCAAATTTATCTTTACTAGATACAAATTCAATGGCAAACTTGTACAATCTGGAATACCTTAGTATTCAAAATTGTGGAATAAGAAATCTCAATCAAAGTTCCTTTGgtgaacataatatgtatctatatagtgTTATACTAAATAACTGTACACATTTAACATCAATTGACAACAATTTCATTAGTTCTTCgccaaacattaaaattatagaaattaacgACTGTGGTACAATTGATTTCTTACCACCTAGTATTGTTTCTCTTAAGAACCTACAACATTTACGAATGTCAAATACAGAACTTCAACCAAATTGTCAAAATGGATGGTTTAGCCAATGGTTCAATAATGAAACAACTACTGTAGTTGGTTATGaaaagtattcaaattttattgaatCACTGAATGAAATTAACTGCCCACCAAACATATACTATACAAACAGTCCTATTACACTACAGTTAACCAAAAAaggaattattaattgtatggcTTATGGAAATCCACTTCCATCAATTACTTGGTTAGTGCCAGGTGGATTAACATTTCACGAAAATAAACAAgccgatataaatatatcacaCCATCCAAACGTCCATAACTGGGATCTAAATCAAATAGTTAGTCAATCACTTATAACTGACAAAAATGGATCTTTACATATTCTACGAATGCTAAGAACCCATATTGGTAATTATACTTGCtatgtatcaaataaatatggaaacagtTCCAAACTAGTGGAAGTACATCTAGACAGTGAAGTATTTTTCAGTATCAAAATAAATGCACTGTTATTAGGAATATCGTCAGCACTAGGATTTTTAATGCTAACTATACTATGTTGTGCTTTCAAGCTACTATTAATAAG actgaattgtataaaaaaacggAGTCAACAGACAGAAACAGAAATGGGATCTACagaaaaaccaaacatttttccAGCAGATGTttag